The Harpia harpyja isolate bHarHar1 chromosome 10, bHarHar1 primary haplotype, whole genome shotgun sequence genome includes a region encoding these proteins:
- the LOC128146761 gene encoding translation initiation factor IF-2-like, giving the protein MGHLAQNLASDQYLPHKPFQFTFPRGRPLIPGTAPPAQRGVGRGERPGGRPGRPGGRGERPSPPALPPAPRGGAPGPSETPSPGRPLTCRAGRVGAGTDGGGREPSPAPPGSPTSPDRVLNGDDTLPGPMPTPRPPPRTDAGRLLLLLLLLRPGRPSPALRPGKRPRPGEPARPGGARRDPPREPRNGTERGGAGRGRGLAPPPRGPPRPRALRPRARPTRSHARPTRSHARPIRSAHSIPARAPRPAPTQPPRPRPSAGGTDTDTDTDTGALRSCRVPPPPARAEEAEAAAGPRSPLPGRVLRPPVPKESSNTVNQIARSAVAGVFFGPIQEIDRAGPEGRGGGGCRRVAAGVPRCRAGAEPHSPGRFPGGGARRSPAAADAWKRAFCFQDLRPKLRRPYL; this is encoded by the exons ATGGGTCATCTAGCCCAAAACCTGGCGTCGGATCA GTACCTGCCGCACAAACCCTTCCAGTTCACCTTCCCCCGTGGCCGCCCCCTCATTCCg GGAacggcccccccagcccagcgcggggtgggaaggggggagcGGCCGGGAGGACGACCGGGACGACCGGGAGGTCGCGGGGAGCGACCTTCCCCTCCCGCCCTgcccccggctccccgcggcggggccccGGGACCCTCCGAGACGCCCTCGCCGGGCCGGCCATTGACCTGCCGGGCCGGGCGGGTGGGCGCAGGGACAGACGGCGGCGGCAGGGAGCCGAGCCCGGCCCCACCGGGCTCACCCACCTCCCCGGACCGCGTACTTAACGGCGACGACACCCTGCCGGGACCGATGCCCACCCCACGGCCACCTCCCCGCACGGACGCCGggcggctcctcctcctcctcctcctcctccggccggGGAGGCCTTCGCCCGCCCTGCGGCCCGGCAAGCGGCCCCGGCCCGGAGAAccggcccgccccggcggcgcCCGCCGGGATCCGCCCCGGGAACcgcggaacggaacggaacggggcggggcggggcggggccgggggctggctCCTCCCCCAaggggcccgccccgcccccgcgccctCCGCCCCCGAGCGCGCCCCACCCGTTCCCACGCGCGCCCCACCCGTTCCCACGCGCGCCCCATCCGCTCTGCTCACAGCATCCCGGCGCGCGCCCCCCGGCCCGCGCCCACGCaacccccccgtccccgtccctctGCGGGGGGAACGGACACGGATACGGACACGGACACGGGCGCTCTGCGCTCCTGCCGGGTCCCGCCGCCCCCAGCGCGGGCGGAGGAAGCCGaagccgccgccgggccccgctccccgctccccgggcgCGTCCTCCGCCCGCCGGTGCC GAAGGAAAGCTCAAATACAGTGAATCAAATCGCCCGCTCAGCTGTTGCAGGTGTTTTCTTTGGGCCAATTCAAGAGATCGATCGTGCCGGCCCCGAGGGTCGCGGTGGCGGCGGCTGCCGGAGGGTCGCGGCGGGGGTGCCCCGCTGCCGGGCGGGAGCGGAGCCGCACAGCCCCGGGCGCttccccggcggcggggcccgccggTCCCCGGCAGCGGCTGATGCCTGGAAACGGGCTTTTTGTTTCCAGGATCTCCGACCGAAGCTTCGCCGACCTTATTTGTGA